The stretch of DNA TGTTCTTTCTGGCGTAGCGTTATGGGTTGTCTCTTCTGCAAAATCATGCTTCTAATTTCTCTACAATTCAACATTTTAACAATGGTGGGTACTCTGCATTTTATATGATTTTATGTATTACTAGTTATTATTGTCATTTCTATGACTATTCCATTGTTATAGTTTGggtagtttttgaaattttgttgcTAATTTGAATTATAATTTGGTCAGGAGACGCGGAaggtgtaattttttttttttttttttgttaaagctGAGTTATTATCTCGtcataaacaagaatttgtgtttatttGTGTTGTCTGCTATACATCGTCTCCATTTGATTTTGTTGCTAATTTGAATTATAAATTTGGCTGGTCAGAGACGCGGAAGGTGTAATTTCTTTTTTGTTAAAGCTGAGTTATTATCTCGtcataaacaagaatttgtgtttatttGTGTTGTCTGCTATACATCGTCTCCATTTGATTTTAGTGGTGAAATGATGTTGATCTTGACTATCAATCTATCTGGTGTATGCTACGTATCTATCGAATGTAATTTTGTGATTTCGGATTTACAAGCAGACTATTTTTATACTCATTTTTGAAAATTGTTACTCCGTATATAACTTTATATATTGTGATAAATATTGATCGTATTCTACATCAAATAGACAATGTAAATAGGATGGTGTAGTCTAATGAACTGGGAGCTGTTAATATGTGGTAAAAATGTCGAAAGGGGTGATGCCCAAGGTTCAAAACCCGTGTCGATATATTTTGGTACTGGGTCCCTTTGAAGAAAGATGTATTTCAGTGCATAAGCACAAATCCTTGTATGACCAATTTCAAATTATGAGATAGACCTCAAACTGTCTACTTCAGGGCTGGTTTTACTATTTAATGTGGTTAATTTGGCGTCTCTTACATTAAGTCCATCTTATGCGAGACTAGCTGGTTTGGAACATGTTTGTtaaattatttagttaattttttaGTTACATGTATTATTTGGTTTAAGACAGGTGATACTTTGCGCAAGAAGGTCGTTCTGCTTGTGATCGCTCATCCTGATGACGAGTCCATGTGAGCTACTCCAGACTTATTTATCTACTTGGTCGTAATAATAGTTCTATTAACCTCgagacacattataaatcatgGCAAAACAACTTGTCTTTATTCTCTTGGGATGATACCGACATAGTTTGGTCAAGGTAGTCTGTTTTCATAAATATTGCACCATTAGGAGCGCATGAGATGTTTCATTGATCTCTATATATGCATTGTGTTTATGCACATCTATTTATCCTAATAACCGCTATGTTTTTCTGATTTTGCTTTCATCTTTCTGCATGGTAAAAACCTCTGGGTTTAGACCATCAACTTGTCTGTTTATTGTCGTGTATACATTCCTCCAATGACTTTACCTTTATAGATTTTTATTTGCGGTTGTCTCAGGTTTTTTGCTCCAACTATTAATTACCTGACATCAAGAGGGCATAATGTTCACATCTTATGCTTGTCAATGGGTAATGAAACAAAATGTCCTTTGCTATGGCCTATGGCTTAGATACACAAGCGTATACACAAATATATCTTTTGACATTCTTAGTAAGCAGTCATTCTTGCATTcgtaaaaaatacaaaaattatgAGACATATCAACTGTTATCGCTTGCCTTGATCTTGAGTGGAGTGCTGGGGCTACTGATCCTGCTGTGGATTTGTGTGCTTTGCCCCTATCTTTACCAAACTTGTCTGGCATTCTTGTAATTCACCTGCCTCGCTAAACCGTGCAACTTATTTGCTTTGTGATTAGGATTATACATTATTTTTTTGTCTTCTGCATAAGATTGATTGTACAATTGTATAATGGTTAATCATCAATATGTCCACACTGCACAACATGTTTTGTTGATTATACTAAATACAGTATTTTGCCTCTTCACCTAATCTTtgtcttttgctttttttttttttttttttttttccgaacaGGTAATGCGGACGGCATGGGTAGTATTAGGAAAGATGAGCTCTACAAGGCTTGTGCAACGCTTAAGGTGAGCATTTAATTTGTGATGGTGACAACATGGTTATGACTTATGAGTTCATACTGTGACAGCAGAAACTGGTAACTTCTGTTGGTACTGTAGCATCGTATATGTTATAAATGAGGATTCACTACCTCCTAAGGTTTATAATGGTGCCATGAACATTGTTGAAACAATTGTGCATTGTGTCAATCGTGAACCTTTAGAAGACATGTTTTGATGGCTCACTGTTAATTCATTACTTTTAATTCAGGTTCCGCTAAACCAAGTGGCAATTGTTGACCACCCCCAGCTGCAGGTCTGTTAATCACAACTCCCACAAGATATTGCTTATGATAATACAGAGTACTACTTAGAGTCTGGCGGTAATTGAAACTATATTCTGATACTGATCAGGATGGTTTTGGCCAACGTTGGAACCACTCCTTAATTGCTAAACTTGTTGAAGATAGTATCCGATCTAATGGCGTTGATACGGTGAGATCTTGGTCTCCGAATTGCATGATATCTTGTTCCTTCTTTTTCTTCTATTGTAGGTTTTTTACCAAACTCAACATGATTAGAATTCATTCTTCATGTCTTTCACTTGTACTTAAATGAGTAGTTGTGTAGTCCATACAACAGGCAAGGTTGTTTTTGTGCTTTGTTGTCCGTGATCTCTCTTTTTATCATACTGCTATGAAGACGTTCATACGGTTTACTTGTATAATTATTTGGGTAAATTAATAAACACTAACTACTTTTGTCCCCACTTTCACAATCACTACCAAAGCTttaaaactttcaaaatcactaCCACCTTCCTTACTCCGACCTACTATCCCTACCTGATGGCCGGAAAATCTCATTAAAATCTTCATTTTCAAATTTCCCACCTAAAATCTTCATTTTTATTCAATCTACTGCTCCTTGTTAACTAAAAGTCAGTCTCTCCCACTACACTCCTCCCATTGAACCTCACTCCCATCAAAGCATCTCCCTTGCTTTTCTTCGTTTTTGCTTCTTCCCTTACCTTTCTCAGTTCCTGCCCTCCCCCTTACTTCCGCCCCGTCTTTGGCTTTAGTTTCCCCTCACCCTTAGGTAGCTTATCACTTACAAGTTACAAcgtcattcttcttcttttcagTCTGCCTTTTTCAGCTCCACCATCTTATTTTTGAATTATCAGTAGTGACCCAAATCGTGAGACACAATATCAAGCACTCAGAGAATGTTAATCTGATACTTATTCGATAACTGAGGATGACAACAAATTTTTGTATTGTTCTGTATCAGCTATTGGATAAAATATTCCTGTCCAGAAACCATAGTGAAGGACTTACTTCCTGTACGGCCCCCGTGCTTTCATCAAATTCCTGTTGTTGCAAGTGCCTGGCGGCAATATTGGGCCCACTCAATCTCCTTGTAGTTGATCTGCATTGCTGTGCTTTAATCGGTTATTGTGTTGCCCTTGTTTAATTTGGTTGTTTTTTGgcacatgatgatgatgataattgaACATATAGTGTAGTTGATTTGCATTACTGTGGTTTAATCCGCTAGTATGTCGCTGTTGTTTAATTTGTTATGGAGTAGTTTTTTCTGCTCCATGGATAACATCATCATGGAAAACAAAGTGTACTACCAAAATGGATATTCAGAGGAAAGGGGAAAATTTAGGGATTAAGGGATGAAGGATTTGTTGAAATAACAAGGGAGAGAAGGAGCTGAAGGGGTTTAGTAAAGGCAGGGAAATCTGGTCAGTTTATTAAATAATTTCAAGGTAAAGTGCCACTGGTAGCGATAGTAGGTCGGAGTAAGTAAGGTGGtagtgattttgaaagttttacAACCGTGGTAGTGATTGTGAAAAGTGGGGACAAAGTAGGTATTGTTTATCAAGTTACCCTAATTCTTTTATATACTTGATAATAAATTCATGCTACATTGTGTTACAAGTGATTTAAGTGACAGATTTGTCACATCCGAGTTCTAATTCAGTTAGTAGTGCCGCTTTCTTAATGATCTTCCACATTCATTTTTTAGGGTCCATATTTTAAAACTTTGACCATAAAaatgatttatttatttgattataatgTAATTTTAAGATACTTACATTTGTTGTAATTGAATCTTTCATAAAAATAATATTTCA from Silene latifolia isolate original U9 population chromosome 10, ASM4854445v1, whole genome shotgun sequence encodes:
- the LOC141605919 gene encoding putative N-acetylglucosaminyl-phosphatidylinositol de-N-acetylase, with the protein product MTGDTLRKKVVLLVIAHPDDESMFFAPTINYLTSRGHNVHILCLSMGNADGMGSIRKDELYKACATLKVPLNQVAIVDHPQLQDGFGQRWNHSLIAKLVEDSIRSNGVDTKDSA